A single genomic interval of Chitinophaga sp. 180180018-3 harbors:
- a CDS encoding oligosaccharide flippase family protein: protein MMSTKGVSYEMSLNLGTNFLALVLNILLGLVVVPFYISKIGVDGYGIVALATSFSAYLSIVTIAIDAAVGRNFTLAMRKDDHVASNAIYSSSIIAAILLILALLPFIAWFLYDIKDIISYRSYPAGEMRWVFVAIITSFILTFIRGLFLVPAFASNKIYIQRFIAILEIVVRTALIFLLLNASAKLSLIGMAFFLSSLVSFAAALIWIGRKFPFLKLRIRHFDKSIVRYVASMSFWLVINQIGTLLFINIDIILLNHYYGATATGEFSTVAQWHTLLRSFAGVFVAIFTPVVYKYYADKDFSNLLKFSKYTVVAMGLVLAIPIGIIVAYSDVILKLWVGERFTHFYPLMILLTGHLIFNLSVLPILSINSVYNKVKVPGLTSFFCGILNLVLGILVIKSFNWGIYSVAVVSAVLLTVKNLIFSPTYAAKILEQSPWFYYPSILRGCGLFIWVLGLSWLGRHLLLPGSWAGLMLSAAVIGLCSIPFAWFVSLNKDQRLLIGKLIRRRI, encoded by the coding sequence ATGATGTCAACGAAAGGGGTGAGCTATGAGATGTCGTTAAACCTTGGGACGAATTTCCTGGCGCTGGTATTGAATATTTTACTGGGCCTGGTGGTAGTTCCCTTCTATATTTCAAAGATCGGAGTGGATGGCTATGGTATAGTAGCACTGGCCACTTCCTTCAGTGCCTACCTGTCTATCGTCACGATCGCTATCGATGCGGCCGTAGGCAGGAATTTCACACTGGCCATGAGAAAAGATGATCATGTGGCTTCCAATGCTATCTATTCATCTTCCATCATTGCAGCCATACTGCTGATTCTGGCACTGTTGCCGTTTATCGCGTGGTTTTTATATGATATAAAAGATATCATCAGCTACAGGAGTTATCCCGCGGGAGAGATGCGATGGGTGTTTGTGGCGATTATCACCTCTTTCATCCTCACCTTTATCCGCGGACTTTTCCTGGTGCCGGCATTTGCATCTAACAAGATCTATATTCAACGCTTCATCGCCATTCTTGAAATAGTGGTGCGAACAGCGCTGATCTTCTTACTGCTGAATGCCTCCGCGAAACTAAGCCTGATAGGGATGGCCTTCTTCCTTTCATCGCTGGTATCGTTTGCTGCCGCGCTGATCTGGATAGGTCGCAAGTTCCCTTTCCTGAAGCTGAGGATTCGTCATTTCGATAAATCCATCGTTCGCTATGTGGCGTCGATGAGCTTCTGGCTGGTCATCAACCAGATCGGAACATTGCTCTTTATCAATATCGACATCATTCTGCTGAATCACTACTATGGTGCTACAGCTACCGGTGAGTTCAGCACGGTGGCGCAATGGCATACGCTGCTGCGTTCCTTTGCAGGCGTGTTTGTAGCCATTTTTACACCGGTGGTATACAAGTATTATGCAGATAAAGATTTCAGCAACCTGCTGAAATTTTCGAAGTATACCGTGGTGGCAATGGGACTCGTACTGGCTATTCCCATAGGTATCATTGTGGCGTATTCCGATGTGATTCTGAAACTATGGGTGGGAGAGCGGTTTACACATTTTTATCCGCTGATGATCCTGCTCACAGGGCACCTGATCTTTAACCTGTCGGTACTGCCCATACTGTCCATCAACTCGGTGTACAATAAAGTGAAGGTACCGGGGCTCACTTCCTTCTTTTGCGGGATACTGAACCTGGTACTGGGTATACTGGTGATAAAGAGTTTCAACTGGGGCATCTACAGTGTGGCAGTGGTTTCTGCGGTATTGCTGACGGTTAAGAACCTGATCTTTTCGCCTACGTATGCAGCGAAGATCCTGGAACAAAGTCCCTGGTTTTATTATCCGAGTATACTCAGAGGCTGTGGCCTCTTTATTTGGGTACTCGGGTTATCGTGGCTGGGCCGGCATTTATTGCTGCCCGGATCATGGGCTGGCCTGATGTTATCGGCCGCAGTGATTGGTTTATGTAGTATTCCTTTTGCATGGTTTGTAAGCCTGAATAAAGATCAGCGCTTACTGATCGGAAAATTAATCAGACGACGAATATGA
- a CDS encoding polysaccharide biosynthesis tyrosine autokinase: MPEQIFVRNAAHLNGNGQEPMVQETDSGITPRYVLDTFTRHWYLFLLFVVAGVAAAWLYLRYATPSYKISAKILVKDDQKGGDIPGQEILQQLEVFSNKSSVDNEVEILKSRTLMQKVVQNLQLNTSYFAEGRIKESEQYGNLPFALQWLSLNDTINKVSYTIAPVGIDKFQLSGPKGTRTASWKDTLHLPEGVVKIDRTAAPFAHPSYTIKVASIDETTGNYQQLLDVRIPNKQVSTIDLNLDAKIPEKGERIMNNLLNTYLKASVEDKNRIADSTIAFIDNRLIIVTQELSGVEKNIQQFKQANELADIQAQSKLLVEGTGDAHKQLLEQQVQLNVVQSLEQYIRAAENDKRVVPSSLIVQDPTFVGLVQRYNNLQLERERQLMSSTASNPVVVNMDQQLSGIRADLLSNLSSLKKGIEVGISEQEKNASALTQKIRQVPGKERVFLDISRQQAIKQELYLFLLKKREESAISKTSNMAIARIIDDAKSDALPFKPKRILILLLGLVMGIAFPAGYLYMKELLSRKVRNKADVTSNTPVPVLAEIGHNASGYVVTASGSRSPVAEQFRALRTNLQFVLADITQKSVIITSSMGGEGKTFVSTNLAAILAMSGKKVVLMEMDLRKPKIAERLGLSNHEGFSTYAIGKTDINTLIRPSGIHDNCWIISSGPIPPNPTELLLQTRTEELFRKLNERFDYIIIDSAPIGLVTDAQVLARYADASLYLVRHGVTLKQQLQITKDLYHQRKLPRLNIVINDVTSKSGYGYGYGYGYGYGYGADASEKKGLLGKLGKRAALNGK; encoded by the coding sequence ATGCCGGAGCAAATTTTTGTAAGAAACGCTGCCCATTTAAATGGAAATGGTCAGGAACCAATGGTACAGGAAACCGACAGCGGTATCACTCCACGTTATGTCCTGGATACTTTTACACGCCATTGGTACCTCTTCCTGCTTTTTGTGGTAGCCGGTGTGGCGGCCGCCTGGTTATACCTGCGGTATGCTACCCCCAGTTATAAAATAAGCGCTAAAATACTGGTGAAAGATGACCAGAAAGGCGGCGATATTCCCGGTCAGGAGATATTGCAGCAGCTGGAAGTCTTTTCAAATAAAAGCAGCGTCGACAATGAAGTAGAAATACTGAAATCACGTACGCTGATGCAGAAAGTTGTTCAGAACCTGCAATTGAATACTTCCTACTTCGCGGAAGGCAGGATCAAGGAAAGCGAGCAATATGGCAATCTGCCTTTTGCCCTGCAATGGCTTTCCCTCAATGATACCATCAACAAAGTGTCTTACACGATTGCTCCGGTTGGTATCGATAAGTTCCAGCTGTCGGGGCCTAAGGGAACCCGTACCGCTTCCTGGAAGGATACCCTGCATCTGCCGGAAGGTGTTGTGAAAATTGATCGCACAGCAGCTCCCTTTGCTCATCCTTCCTACACTATCAAGGTAGCTTCCATTGATGAAACCACCGGCAACTACCAGCAATTACTGGATGTACGCATACCCAATAAACAGGTGAGCACCATCGATCTGAACCTGGATGCCAAAATTCCGGAGAAAGGAGAGCGGATCATGAACAACCTGCTCAATACTTATCTGAAGGCGAGTGTGGAAGATAAAAACCGCATTGCCGATAGTACAATTGCGTTTATAGATAACCGTTTGATCATTGTAACGCAGGAACTCTCCGGCGTAGAAAAAAATATTCAACAGTTCAAACAGGCGAATGAACTGGCCGATATACAGGCACAGTCAAAACTGCTCGTGGAAGGTACCGGCGATGCCCACAAACAGCTGCTGGAACAGCAGGTACAATTGAATGTGGTGCAGTCGCTCGAGCAATATATCCGCGCGGCTGAAAATGATAAACGCGTGGTGCCTTCTTCGCTTATCGTGCAGGATCCTACTTTCGTAGGACTCGTACAGCGCTATAACAACCTGCAGCTCGAAAGGGAACGTCAGCTGATGTCCAGCACTGCCAGCAATCCGGTAGTCGTAAATATGGATCAACAGCTGTCTGGTATCCGCGCCGATTTGCTGAGTAACCTGTCTTCGCTGAAGAAGGGTATTGAAGTCGGCATTTCAGAGCAGGAAAAGAACGCCAGTGCCTTAACCCAGAAAATCCGGCAGGTACCTGGTAAAGAAAGGGTATTTCTTGATATCTCCCGACAACAGGCTATTAAACAGGAACTATACCTGTTCCTGCTGAAGAAAAGAGAAGAGTCGGCTATTTCCAAGACATCCAACATGGCCATTGCCCGTATCATTGATGATGCGAAAAGCGATGCGCTGCCATTCAAACCCAAGCGAATACTCATTCTGCTGTTAGGGCTGGTAATGGGCATTGCATTCCCTGCCGGCTACCTGTATATGAAGGAACTGCTCAGCAGAAAGGTCAGGAATAAAGCAGATGTTACCAGCAATACTCCGGTGCCTGTGTTGGCTGAGATCGGGCATAATGCAAGTGGATATGTAGTGACGGCATCAGGCTCCCGCTCTCCGGTGGCAGAGCAATTCAGGGCCCTGAGAACTAACCTCCAGTTCGTACTGGCGGATATCACCCAGAAATCGGTCATCATTACTTCCAGTATGGGAGGAGAAGGGAAAACCTTCGTATCTACCAATCTGGCTGCTATCCTGGCCATGTCGGGTAAGAAGGTGGTGCTGATGGAAATGGACCTGCGTAAGCCTAAGATCGCGGAAAGACTGGGCCTCAGCAACCATGAAGGATTCAGTACCTATGCGATCGGAAAAACGGATATCAACACCCTGATCAGACCTTCCGGTATTCATGATAACTGCTGGATCATTTCGTCTGGCCCGATTCCGCCCAATCCTACTGAACTGCTCCTGCAAACGAGAACGGAGGAGTTGTTCCGGAAACTCAACGAACGCTTCGACTATATCATCATCGATTCAGCCCCCATTGGTCTGGTAACAGATGCCCAGGTGCTGGCCCGGTACGCGGATGCTTCCCTGTACCTGGTACGCCACGGCGTTACGCTGAAACAGCAGCTTCAGATCACGAAAGACCTGTACCATCAGCGTAAACTGCCACGGCTCAACATCGTCATCAACGATGTAACCAGCAAGAGCGGTTATGGCTATGGATACGGCTACGGATATGGCTATGGTTACGGCGCGGACGCCAGTGAAAAGAAAGGCCTGCTGGGAAAATTGGGAAAACGGGCCGCCCTGAACGGGAAGTAG
- a CDS encoding nucleotide sugar dehydrogenase, with the protein MVKNSNSVENVHLAIIGLGYVGLPLAIEFGKKYDVLGFDINKERVKELSEGADRTREANLEDLSAVIALKKAPKSTIGLSFSSNVEDLKKTNVFIVTVPTPIDAFKAPDLRPLIRASEMLGGVLKKGDIVIYESTVYPGCTEEDCVPVLEKVSGLKFNTDFFVGYSPERINPGDKVNTLTKIKKVTSGSTPAIADKVDALYGSIIEAGTHKAPSLKVAEASKAIENAQRDVNISFVNELALIFDKIGIDTNDVIEAAGTKWNFLKYKPGLVGGHCIGVDPYYLAHKAESVGYHPQVILSGRRVNDHVGHFVANKVVKLMIDKDHKIKGSRVLIMGITFKENCPDVRNTRVVDIYHELKQFGLTVDIYDPWADPKEVEEEYGVKILSAIDKAAVYDAIIIAVAHKEFLTFDYLKYRRNNGVIFDTKACVDRSLVDGRL; encoded by the coding sequence ATGGTTAAGAATAGTAACAGCGTTGAGAATGTTCACCTTGCCATTATAGGCCTTGGCTATGTTGGTTTACCTTTGGCAATCGAATTTGGAAAGAAGTACGATGTGCTCGGATTTGATATTAACAAGGAAAGAGTGAAGGAACTGTCCGAGGGGGCCGACCGTACGCGGGAAGCCAACCTGGAAGACCTCAGCGCCGTGATCGCCCTCAAAAAAGCCCCTAAATCTACGATCGGACTTTCTTTTTCTTCCAACGTGGAAGACCTGAAGAAAACCAATGTTTTCATCGTAACCGTACCTACGCCTATCGATGCCTTCAAAGCGCCGGACCTGCGCCCGCTTATCAGGGCTTCTGAAATGCTGGGCGGCGTCCTGAAAAAAGGTGATATCGTGATCTACGAATCAACTGTTTATCCGGGATGCACGGAGGAAGACTGCGTACCGGTGCTGGAAAAAGTTTCCGGCCTGAAATTCAACACCGATTTCTTCGTCGGCTACTCGCCTGAAAGGATTAACCCGGGCGATAAAGTGAATACACTTACGAAGATCAAAAAAGTAACCAGCGGCTCTACGCCTGCAATTGCAGACAAAGTGGATGCACTCTATGGTTCTATCATCGAAGCCGGTACCCATAAGGCTCCCAGCCTGAAAGTGGCGGAAGCTTCCAAAGCGATCGAGAATGCGCAGCGCGATGTAAATATTTCTTTCGTCAATGAACTCGCACTCATCTTCGATAAGATCGGTATTGATACCAACGACGTGATCGAAGCCGCAGGTACCAAATGGAACTTCCTCAAATACAAACCAGGCCTGGTAGGTGGTCACTGCATCGGCGTTGATCCATACTACCTGGCACATAAAGCGGAATCCGTAGGCTATCACCCACAGGTCATACTTTCCGGCCGCCGTGTAAACGACCACGTCGGACACTTCGTTGCCAACAAGGTAGTGAAACTGATGATCGATAAAGATCATAAGATCAAAGGCTCCCGCGTACTCATCATGGGGATCACCTTCAAGGAAAACTGCCCGGATGTACGAAATACCCGCGTAGTCGATATCTACCACGAACTGAAACAGTTTGGTCTTACAGTGGATATCTACGACCCCTGGGCCGATCCTAAAGAAGTAGAAGAAGAATACGGCGTGAAAATCCTCAGCGCTATCGACAAAGCCGCTGTATACGATGCGATCATCATAGCCGTTGCTCATAAAGAATTTTTAACCTTTGATTACCTGAAATACAGACGTAACAACGGTGTCATCTTTGATACCAAAGCTTGTGTAGACAGAAGCCTCGTTGACGGAAGGCTCTAA
- a CDS encoding glycoside hydrolase domain-containing protein has product MMRPVFFLLAIFMGLQFCAVSQQPVAGIQCTVTPAPNYSLTKNDSKVSSLTDGVFSSGISSIWKDPGTLGWQNIEKVVINITLPRELTVGSVNVHSVTGQKAQVLLPLSVLVFTSEDQENWSFAGDMMKQHPVKDEYYKVVALSLDQIGQSAKYIKLVVVPNGSYFFTDEIQVFAGNAQSAKKLAMVATNGIDAFAKQQREGAINQRFAAYSAPVAKSAAIATLTLAPLNSGMADMNNVAAGPVNIYTMKGLTEYAAFVLSNGTGDDKNVHISFPASTPAISYQLYWAKPVKSRDFRIVPDALEEIKNGADISVAKGESKLLLVKAVAANSGTYQFTLTAGSLTAQANITAGNGDLTAYKSLRPDVNVWPYFNDPFFQGREAGAKQDLLGHYVNTFLVHPGILAPDKAFASNQRLQDNLAYAKGFRQALLFLDFSRKGNDLLSDSWKQTFLNWYDAIIPALQQQGITADNIYLYPFDEIKPAQLPVYQQFADWIRSVRKNAKLFATVSNAALLNTMAAQADAIQLYNDDRVLSAWHGLRNAPSRVWLYDTKKPTKSLSPNGYYRLMAWHAFAENITGIGFWQYADVGHEQGAESVWDDFDGKSADYAVVYDEGSRVIPSRRWEGFRMGVEDYMLLQAYSKRYGRNAALRLCNNVLSNADDPQKADQVRAQIVKELGK; this is encoded by the coding sequence ATGATGAGGCCAGTCTTTTTTTTGTTAGCTATTTTCATGGGACTGCAGTTTTGTGCAGTGTCGCAGCAACCTGTTGCCGGTATACAATGTACGGTAACACCGGCGCCTAATTATAGTCTTACTAAAAACGACAGCAAGGTAAGCTCGCTTACAGATGGCGTATTTTCCTCCGGTATTTCTTCTATCTGGAAAGATCCCGGAACATTGGGCTGGCAGAATATAGAGAAGGTAGTCATCAATATCACCCTACCCCGGGAACTGACGGTGGGTTCGGTGAATGTTCATAGTGTAACCGGTCAGAAGGCGCAGGTGCTGCTGCCGCTGAGTGTGCTGGTATTTACCAGTGAAGATCAGGAAAACTGGTCGTTCGCCGGGGATATGATGAAACAGCATCCTGTAAAAGATGAGTATTACAAAGTAGTAGCACTGTCGCTGGATCAGATTGGCCAGTCGGCAAAATATATCAAACTGGTTGTAGTGCCCAACGGTAGCTATTTCTTTACAGACGAAATACAGGTATTCGCCGGCAATGCGCAGTCTGCCAAAAAACTCGCAATGGTAGCCACCAATGGAATTGATGCATTTGCGAAGCAGCAGCGGGAGGGTGCTATCAATCAGCGTTTCGCCGCATACAGTGCTCCGGTGGCGAAAAGCGCTGCTATCGCTACACTCACACTCGCGCCGCTGAACTCCGGTATGGCCGACATGAACAACGTGGCTGCCGGTCCGGTGAATATTTATACGATGAAAGGCTTAACAGAGTATGCTGCTTTTGTATTGTCTAATGGTACCGGAGATGATAAGAACGTCCATATTTCTTTCCCTGCTTCCACCCCGGCCATCAGTTATCAGCTTTATTGGGCTAAACCTGTGAAGAGCCGCGACTTCAGGATTGTACCGGATGCGTTGGAAGAAATAAAGAATGGCGCCGATATCAGTGTAGCCAAAGGCGAATCAAAACTCCTGCTCGTGAAAGCGGTAGCCGCTAACAGCGGTACATATCAGTTTACGCTTACGGCAGGCTCGCTTACCGCTCAGGCAAATATTACCGCCGGCAATGGTGATCTGACTGCCTACAAATCGCTCCGGCCCGATGTAAATGTATGGCCTTATTTCAACGACCCTTTCTTTCAGGGACGTGAAGCAGGCGCCAAACAGGACCTGCTGGGGCATTATGTGAATACGTTCCTCGTTCATCCCGGCATCCTGGCGCCAGATAAAGCTTTTGCTTCCAATCAGCGCTTACAGGATAATCTTGCCTATGCCAAAGGTTTCCGGCAGGCACTGTTGTTCCTTGATTTTTCAAGGAAAGGAAACGACCTGTTATCGGACAGCTGGAAACAGACATTCCTCAACTGGTATGATGCTATTATACCTGCATTACAGCAACAGGGAATTACCGCAGATAACATCTACCTGTATCCGTTCGATGAAATCAAACCTGCCCAGTTGCCGGTATATCAGCAGTTTGCAGACTGGATCCGCTCAGTCAGAAAAAACGCAAAACTGTTTGCGACCGTCTCCAATGCAGCATTGCTGAATACCATGGCCGCACAGGCGGATGCCATACAACTCTATAATGATGATCGTGTACTGAGTGCCTGGCACGGCCTGCGCAATGCCCCTTCACGGGTATGGCTATACGATACGAAGAAACCTACGAAGTCTTTATCGCCTAACGGTTATTACCGCCTTATGGCATGGCATGCGTTCGCTGAAAATATTACCGGTATTGGGTTCTGGCAATATGCGGATGTAGGGCACGAGCAGGGAGCAGAATCTGTGTGGGACGACTTCGACGGTAAATCGGCCGACTACGCTGTGGTATATGATGAAGGCAGCCGGGTGATCCCCAGCCGCCGCTGGGAGGGATTCAGAATGGGAGTGGAAGACTATATGCTGTTACAGGCTTATTCGAAACGATATGGAAGGAATGCCGCATTGCGGTTGTGCAATAATGTATTATCCAATGCAGACGATCCGCAGAAAGCAGACCAGGTAAGAGCTCAAATAGTTAAGGAATTAGGAAAATAG
- a CDS encoding serine acetyltransferase yields the protein MSTKQLIRSDLFRYHGKTGTLQFLKAFLLIEGFRYMFFFRLYKNAVQPFRLFLRLMLRRYSYKYGFQIPPTASIGYGLYIGHFGTIVINGNATLGNNVNLSPGVVIGQASRGKLKGVPVVGNRVWIGSNAVIVGKINIGDDVLIAPGAYVNRDVPANSLVMGNPGVIYEGKNVEGYILNEWGI from the coding sequence ATGAGCACGAAACAATTAATCAGATCTGATCTGTTCCGTTATCACGGGAAAACCGGCACACTGCAGTTCCTGAAGGCATTTTTGCTGATCGAGGGATTTCGATATATGTTCTTTTTCCGATTATATAAAAACGCCGTTCAGCCGTTCAGGTTATTCCTGCGGCTGATGCTCCGGCGTTACTCGTATAAGTACGGATTCCAGATACCGCCCACTGCTTCTATCGGCTACGGGCTGTATATCGGGCACTTTGGTACCATTGTCATCAACGGCAATGCAACGCTCGGCAACAATGTAAACCTTTCGCCAGGCGTGGTGATAGGCCAGGCCAGCAGGGGCAAATTAAAAGGCGTGCCCGTTGTTGGTAACCGCGTTTGGATCGGATCCAATGCGGTGATTGTTGGAAAGATTAATATAGGCGATGATGTATTGATTGCACCAGGCGCCTATGTAAACAGGGATGTGCCGGCTAATTCGCTGGTGATGGGCAATCCCGGAGTTATTTATGAAGGAAAGAATGTAGAAGGATATATCCTTAATGAATGGGGAATATGA
- a CDS encoding polysaccharide pyruvyl transferase family protein, whose translation MKKALIINEGFSNNLGDQAIRESMTQLLQDSGFSADFAYFTNPGMQQLPAYGYLEAGIGAMAPASLSFARRVKLKLSGIYWIAQHYRHISNILKRQDYELVVIGGGQLIESSGKDYPSRFAIAIYWWTRLAKKFTKAKICLIGVGVGTTFNAKETSLFSQALALADLIWVRDTFSQTAIRFKFGHAAVLTPDVAFYHGSNRVETTNGNRRALIGITSYNEVFAKYNEPGKTRLDYYNEWYGVVRKYLQLGLPVVLFYTTITDAAESIAFRDYLRQQHQLELPVAKLHTVSDLRELYESASDVYSGRMHALILAMKYQCNVNAYLISQKLKSFHEEYILPGNRSLEYSRKIRETFNGCILHQDHENSVAYEHETINQI comes from the coding sequence ATGAAAAAGGCATTGATCATTAATGAAGGCTTCTCTAATAACCTGGGCGATCAGGCTATTCGTGAGAGCATGACGCAATTGCTGCAGGATAGCGGCTTCAGCGCCGATTTTGCCTATTTCACCAATCCGGGGATGCAACAACTGCCAGCCTACGGGTACCTGGAAGCAGGCATTGGTGCGATGGCGCCGGCATCCCTGTCGTTTGCCCGCCGGGTAAAGCTGAAGCTTTCCGGCATATACTGGATTGCACAGCACTATCGTCATATCAGTAATATTTTAAAGAGACAGGATTATGAGCTGGTAGTCATTGGTGGCGGTCAGCTCATAGAGTCTTCCGGGAAAGATTATCCCAGCAGATTTGCGATTGCCATATACTGGTGGACGCGCCTGGCAAAGAAATTCACGAAAGCAAAGATTTGCCTGATAGGAGTGGGAGTAGGTACTACGTTTAATGCGAAAGAAACTTCACTCTTCTCCCAAGCCCTGGCCCTGGCCGATCTGATATGGGTAAGAGATACCTTTTCGCAAACTGCGATCCGGTTTAAGTTTGGTCACGCTGCTGTTTTGACGCCCGATGTTGCGTTTTATCACGGCAGCAACCGCGTGGAAACTACTAACGGCAACCGCCGGGCGCTGATAGGCATCACCAGTTATAATGAAGTATTTGCGAAATACAATGAACCCGGGAAAACCCGGCTGGACTACTACAATGAGTGGTATGGAGTGGTGAGGAAGTATTTACAGCTGGGTTTACCTGTGGTGCTTTTTTACACCACCATCACAGATGCTGCTGAATCAATTGCCTTCCGCGATTATCTACGGCAACAGCATCAGCTGGAGTTGCCCGTAGCTAAACTGCATACGGTAAGCGACCTGCGGGAGCTGTACGAGTCGGCCTCAGATGTGTATTCCGGCAGAATGCACGCACTGATACTGGCCATGAAATACCAGTGTAACGTGAACGCCTATCTGATTTCACAGAAGCTGAAGTCGTTCCATGAAGAGTATATCCTGCCGGGAAACAGAAGTCTGGAATACAGCAGAAAGATCAGGGAAACATTCAATGGGTGTATACTGCACCAGGACCATGAAAACAGTGTTGCATATGAGCACGAAACAATTAATCAGATCTGA
- a CDS encoding glycosyltransferase family 4 protein: MKKVLIISYEFPPIIGGAGVYAHDLAIGLVKNGHQVSLLTYKTARNADFLASFEQKYHVRCHTIPDKKYIHFYLFFRELKQIVKQESFDVIIFSDARAKKMGALFRPALKQLGSRSLAVLHGSEKASFFEKPSLLLRAFGMQRRMLDFLRHQKKIVVVSEAEYELWQQTSLKEKLQLIRHGIDTDIFHRRTPDQVAAIKQQYGIDPARPILFSASRLVKEKGQELIIDSLQHIIKDVPDLLCIIAGSGNYLPTLQQKVKDLGLEHHVLFTGGVSREILSGYFAICDLFILPSQFYESFGLVYLEAAACGKTAIAGNRGGTNEAVVDDVTGYLVNPVSVEEICLKVVAVLKDPALRERLQRTAYERAVTRFTNVAMADKIIEI, encoded by the coding sequence ATGAAAAAAGTTTTGATCATATCGTATGAGTTTCCACCTATCATCGGAGGTGCGGGCGTGTATGCCCACGATCTGGCGATAGGCCTGGTAAAGAACGGGCACCAGGTAAGCCTGCTGACGTACAAAACTGCGCGCAACGCAGATTTCCTGGCATCGTTCGAACAAAAGTACCATGTCCGCTGCCATACGATCCCGGATAAAAAGTATATACATTTCTATCTCTTTTTCCGTGAACTAAAGCAAATAGTAAAACAGGAAAGCTTCGATGTTATCATCTTCAGCGATGCAAGAGCCAAGAAGATGGGGGCATTATTCCGTCCTGCACTGAAACAGCTGGGAAGCCGCTCCCTTGCCGTATTACACGGTAGTGAAAAGGCCAGTTTCTTTGAAAAGCCATCGCTGCTGTTAAGAGCTTTCGGTATGCAGCGTCGTATGCTCGATTTCCTGCGCCATCAGAAAAAAATCGTAGTGGTGAGTGAGGCGGAATATGAGCTGTGGCAGCAAACCAGTCTGAAAGAAAAATTACAACTCATCCGGCACGGCATCGATACCGATATTTTTCATCGCCGCACACCGGATCAGGTGGCTGCTATCAAACAACAATATGGCATCGATCCTGCCAGGCCCATACTCTTTAGTGCTTCCCGCCTCGTAAAGGAGAAGGGGCAGGAGTTGATCATCGATAGCCTGCAGCATATTATAAAGGATGTGCCCGATCTGCTTTGTATCATTGCAGGCAGCGGTAATTATCTCCCTACACTACAACAAAAAGTAAAAGACCTCGGGTTGGAACATCATGTATTGTTTACTGGTGGCGTATCCCGTGAAATATTGTCGGGCTACTTCGCTATCTGCGATCTGTTCATACTGCCCAGTCAGTTTTACGAATCATTTGGCCTGGTATATCTCGAAGCAGCTGCCTGTGGCAAAACAGCCATTGCAGGCAACAGGGGTGGTACCAACGAAGCGGTGGTAGACGATGTAACCGGGTACCTGGTGAACCCCGTATCAGTAGAGGAGATCTGCCTTAAAGTTGTAGCCGTACTCAAAGATCCTGCGCTGCGCGAACGCCTGCAACGCACAGCTTATGAGAGAGCTGTTACCCGCTTTACCAATGTGGCCATGGCCGATAAAATTATTGAGATCTGA